Within Winogradskyella helgolandensis, the genomic segment AATGACTTTAATGAAAAGATTTATGATTTTAGAACTGAGCTATATTTTGTAGGTAAACTTTTCGAAGAGATTATAATCGAAAATGACTTTCAAAATTTTGCATACAAGGAACTTCTAAAAAATATGGTAGATATTGATTATAATAGTCGTGTATCATCATTTTTTGATTTGAATAGAAGAATAATAACAGAATTAACACCGGAAATTATATTTAGTAAAGAGGAGAAAAAAATCTATCAACTCTTCGCTGATGATTTACAGAGTATCTATTCTAATATTGACCTTGATTCTGAATATGTATCTGATGTTCAAAAAATAATAAAAGGAATTCAGGAAGTTCATAAAAATTCGATTTTAGAAGAGAATCTACAAAGCCAAAGTGCGCTTGCAAGATGTTTTATAAAGGGAAATTTTAGATATTATCCGCATAGAGAAATTAAAGTAGATACTGTATATGATTTCTCGAAGTTTATTAGTTCTGCTTCGAAAGAAAGACAAAAAGTTATTTTAAACAATTTATGGCAAAGATTAGATAATATTGATCGATTTGACCCAAATGAACAAGATGATTTACCATTTTAAAAAACTACACCTAACACCGTATAAAAATAATTGCGGTTTAGTGCTTAATCAAAGGTCGTTGCGTGTTTGTAACGTCTGATTTTCCTTCGGAAAATCCTCGCATACAAACCCGCAACTATTCTTATACATAAACGTTAGAGCAAATTTGAGAATGAAACCAGCTTATAGAAAAACATTAGTAATTATTCCAATAATTTTAATACTTGGTTATATAGTTTTTGACTGGAATAAGGTTGGTGGTAAAAGTTTCGAAGAAGCTGGAACGGATTTCACAAAATCATTTAACGCTGAAAGGAAAAAAATGAACCTACCAATAATTCCTGACAATTGGAAGAATTTAAGTCCATTGGAATATAAAGTACAGACTTGGGAAAATCCTGATTTATCTTTGCCTTCTCATTCCGAAAAAACAGTTATTGCGACCTATGAAACTGCGGAATTTCAAAGTGAAGTCGATAGATATAATTTAAAGAAAATAGGAGGAAAATATTATCAGGTAGTTATTGAGTTTTCGAAAGCTGAAAACCAATGGTACTGTACTCTGAGAGAAACTAGTCCTCACCCAATTGATGTAAATCGAAAATTACTAAGAGATGCTGGGAATCTGATTTCGGAATTGACGCTTGAACAGGCAACAGATACTCTAAGAAAGTATGGAATCGAAAGATTAAATTATTAAAAAACTTGCTCTAACACCGTGTATAATTAATTGCTTTGGTCACTGCCGACTTACGAACATTCCTGCGGAATATTCTATCTGTGATTTATTTGCTAAATTAGGTGCTTAAACACGCAACTAACCATACACAATCACGTTGGCAGCAATGCTGACCCGTCCTGAATAAAGGCTACATAATTTTAAACATTATGTACAAAAATGACAAAGTAATTAGACGGTATTCAGAACCATTTAAACTGAAAATTTTAGCGGAACTTACAACCGGAAAACACACAAAGAGCGAACTTTGTAAACTATACTCTATTGCACCTACAACAGTCAATGAGTGGATTAAAAAGTATAATCGTAAAGACTTAATGAACACCAGAGTAAAAGTGGAAACGAAAGACGAAATATCTAGAATCAAAGCATTGCAAAAAGAGAATGAAAAACTTAAAAAGCTACTGCTTAAAAAGGATCTGGATGCAATGGTAGAGGAATCTTATCTTGAAGTAGCTGCAGAAAAATTAGGATATAAA encodes:
- a CDS encoding protein kinase family protein — protein: MKGKLIQFLRTKDFKFIEEIGQGGTGRTVLLEDEIINERFVCKKYSPFYDEHKKLFFTNFKDEIKLLHLLYHQNIVRVFNYYLYPEEYTGYILMEFVKGQNIASFLKDNPDKINDIFKQTVDGFIHLESAKILHRDIRPDNILVSETGIVKIIDFGFSKKIDFESDFDKSISLNWRYTPPNDFNEKIYDFRTELYFVGKLFEEIIIENDFQNFAYKELLKNMVDIDYNSRVSSFFDLNRRIITELTPEIIFSKEEKKIYQLFADDLQSIYSNIDLDSEYVSDVQKIIKGIQEVHKNSILEENLQSQSALARCFIKGNFRYYPHREIKVDTVYDFSKFISSASKERQKVILNNLWQRLDNIDRFDPNEQDDLPF
- a CDS encoding transposase, which produces MYKNDKVIRRYSEPFKLKILAELTTGKHTKSELCKLYSIAPTTVNEWIKKYNRKDLMNTRVKVETKDEISRIKALQKENEKLKKLLLKKDLDAMVEESYLEVAAEKLGYKNVQQLKKKLNI